A single genomic interval of Lewinellaceae bacterium harbors:
- a CDS encoding tyrosine-type recombinase/integrase: MVSDIELPTRQQLDLLLSRANAKYQLIALLMMDAGLRVTEVVRLQVRHVRPMEQQLVVFSLKKRAHSKDKFRKIPITSRIIEAYANYRRRAKGVDWNGPEAYLFPPSDQSGQAHLSRKSVYRRIMKYTNNTVNPHMLRHYYATRMANNGEDIRVVQQLLGHSSQQTTERYLHVDEQQLRRAVQGMERERNLLRRVWKKLSRPQPVLVFPAKRGITNFHVGRKEELERLHGLSEKQVNVLLLGPQGIGKSHLLDNYHREKIIRMDDFRSPKRTLAGLLLTLFDDDKDEIFRLLLEVEKREELERIATKESIKRLCELAIDSTQPKEFTLVFDDLTDITKYGVSILEKLKNHFHVIAAARRIKIEHATFLSNFERIEIQPLSRPESLELASRLAQPFAERIEDYEAFLNRVWENTQGIPLFVVELVERLGKEPIVSLEVLQEVRHTASKAEVDFSIPLIIAFSSLMALRYMGSELGHHSGAFRLLGGVALIVAIFSRKIFQALKRRFV; the protein is encoded by the coding sequence ATGGTTTCCGACATCGAGCTGCCCACTCGCCAGCAACTGGATTTGCTGCTCTCCCGCGCCAACGCCAAATACCAGCTGATCGCCTTGCTGATGATGGACGCCGGGCTGCGGGTCACCGAAGTGGTGCGCCTGCAGGTGAGGCATGTGCGGCCGATGGAACAGCAACTGGTGGTGTTTAGCCTCAAGAAACGGGCGCATTCAAAAGATAAGTTTCGGAAGATTCCCATCACCAGCCGGATTATCGAGGCGTATGCCAACTACCGCCGAAGGGCGAAAGGCGTGGATTGGAACGGCCCGGAGGCTTACCTTTTCCCGCCTTCTGATCAAAGCGGCCAGGCGCACCTTTCGCGAAAGTCGGTTTACCGGCGGATCATGAAGTATACGAATAATACGGTGAACCCGCATATGCTGCGGCATTATTATGCTACGCGGATGGCGAACAATGGAGAGGATATCCGGGTGGTGCAGCAATTGTTGGGGCATAGCAGCCAGCAAACGACGGAACGCTACCTGCATGTGGACGAGCAGCAGCTGCGGCGGGCGGTACAGGGAATGGAGCGGGAACGGAACCTCCTTCGCCGGGTGTGGAAGAAGCTGAGCCGGCCGCAGCCGGTATTGGTGTTTCCGGCGAAGCGGGGCATAACGAATTTCCATGTGGGCCGCAAGGAGGAGTTGGAAAGGCTGCATGGCTTGAGCGAGAAGCAGGTGAATGTGTTGCTGCTGGGGCCGCAGGGCATCGGCAAGTCGCATTTGCTGGATAATTATCACAGGGAGAAGATCATCCGCATGGATGATTTCCGGTCGCCTAAACGGACGCTGGCGGGGTTGCTGCTCACGCTCTTCGACGATGACAAGGATGAGATATTCCGACTGCTGCTGGAGGTAGAAAAACGGGAGGAACTGGAGCGGATTGCCACCAAGGAGAGCATCAAGCGGCTGTGCGAACTGGCTATCGACTCGACGCAGCCGAAAGAGTTCACCCTGGTGTTCGACGACCTGACGGACATCACCAAGTACGGGGTGAGCATCCTGGAGAAACTAAAAAACCACTTCCACGTCATCGCCGCCGCCCGCCGCATCAAGATCGAACACGCGACGTTCTTGTCGAACTTCGAGCGGATAGAAATCCAGCCCCTCAGCCGCCCGGAATCCCTGGAGCTGGCCTCCCGCCTGGCGCAGCCTTTCGCCGAGCGCATCGAGGACTACGAGGCATTCCTCAACCGGGTCTGGGAAAACACCCAGGGTATCCCTTTGTTTGTTGTGGAACTGGTAGAGCGCCTGGGCAAGGAGCCGATAGTTTCCCTGGAAGTCCTGCAAGAGGTCCGCCACACCGCCTCCAAGGCGGAGGTGGACTTCAGCATCCCACTGATCATCGCCTTCTCCTCCCTGATGGCCCTTCGCTACATGGGCAGCGAGCTGGGCCACCACTCTGGCGCCTTCCGCCTACTCGGCGGCGTGGCGCTGATCGTGGCGATCTTCTCACGCAAGATTTTCCAGGCGTTGAAACGGCGGTTTGTTTGA
- a CDS encoding metal-dependent hydrolase, protein MRAPNHIIGGLVFTGICSSLSGVNVFSSPMYMGLAVGAALLPDIDHPKSLIGTLLKPISVPINRRYGHRTVTHSGVTLVVLTLAVAVIEKLSSGANSLALVFFFAYFSHLMLDMMTLQGVPLLYPITKNPFVIPGNPGYRIRTGDLRAEGVMFCLFLSLGLFLRPLFEHGFWTSYNRLFGTMQHLYLEFQRSEDLLEVRYLAHKGSLEFSGKGFCLEASPGRAVLLQGDSLVVLDKAEVVVKEVEPTHTGRKFFFREHRFVGIGADSLQQLIGKHIVARLDVAANRPFLVTANGFTAEQRRFESGFLLGAVFHELHDSVEAEVFVYEPNPRIPVLREQLRSLRRENRSRAEVVARHAQRLGALEAELLAERDMVAREAIYQELVIERKRKLPQPGFDKEHELQVEIAALLEQERAKNARQQEALERRNREAELQPASFTGYLTTVEIEGL, encoded by the coding sequence ATGAGAGCCCCCAACCATATAATTGGTGGATTGGTATTCACCGGCATCTGTAGTTCTCTGTCAGGAGTGAATGTCTTTTCTTCTCCGATGTATATGGGACTGGCGGTTGGCGCAGCTTTGCTTCCCGACATCGACCACCCCAAATCCCTGATCGGCACCCTGCTTAAACCCATATCCGTCCCCATCAACCGCCGCTACGGCCACCGAACCGTCACCCACAGCGGCGTGACGCTGGTAGTATTGACCCTGGCTGTTGCTGTAATCGAGAAGTTGTCCTCTGGCGCCAACAGCCTGGCACTGGTGTTCTTCTTTGCTTATTTCTCGCACCTGATGCTGGATATGATGACGCTACAGGGGGTGCCCCTCCTTTATCCTATCACCAAAAACCCTTTTGTGATCCCCGGCAACCCGGGCTACCGAATCCGCACGGGCGACCTGCGGGCGGAAGGGGTAATGTTCTGCTTGTTCCTCTCCCTGGGGCTCTTCCTGCGGCCGCTCTTCGAGCACGGCTTCTGGACGTCCTACAACCGGCTGTTTGGCACCATGCAACACCTGTACCTGGAATTCCAGCGGTCGGAAGATTTACTGGAGGTGCGGTACCTGGCGCATAAGGGGAGCCTGGAGTTCTCGGGCAAGGGCTTCTGTCTGGAAGCGAGCCCGGGGCGAGCGGTACTGCTGCAGGGCGATAGCCTGGTGGTGCTGGATAAAGCGGAGGTGGTGGTCAAAGAAGTGGAGCCTACGCACACGGGGCGCAAGTTCTTTTTCCGGGAGCACCGCTTCGTGGGCATTGGCGCCGATAGCCTGCAGCAACTGATCGGAAAGCACATCGTCGCAAGGCTGGATGTGGCGGCGAACCGCCCGTTCCTGGTGACGGCGAATGGCTTTACTGCGGAACAGCGCCGCTTTGAATCGGGCTTCTTGCTGGGGGCGGTGTTCCATGAGTTGCATGATTCGGTGGAAGCGGAGGTGTTTGTCTATGAGCCCAACCCCCGGATACCAGTGCTGCGGGAGCAGCTGCGCAGCTTACGGCGGGAGAACCGCAGCCGGGCGGAGGTTGTGGCGCGCCACGCTCAGCGGTTGGGGGCGCTCGAGGCAGAGCTGCTGGCGGAAAGGGATATGGTGGCCCGTGAAGCCATCTACCAGGAACTGGTGATCGAGCGGAAGAGAAAACTGCCGCAACCGGGTTTTGATAAGGAGCACGAGCTGCAGGTGGAGATTGCCGCTTTGCTGGAGCAGGAACGGGCCAAGAACGCCCGGCAACAGGAAGCGTTGGAACGGCGCAACCGGGAAGCGGAGCTGCAGCCGGCGAGCTTTACGGGATATTTGACAACGGTTGAAATTGAGGGGCTATGA